In one Zobellia galactanivorans genomic region, the following are encoded:
- a CDS encoding hybrid sensor histidine kinase/response regulator transcription factor → MLRVPHIFYLFLALLLLGTVPFVHAQENVSDFEITHFQLPIETAAQDILEDRYGFIWIASTNGLWRFDGGNFKNYSKNEHEQTSITDNHISCLYEDSQGILWVGTYGGGLLKYDREYDHFQRFIHDEDDPGSLSFNEVRVIYETADNTFYIGTDGGGLNLMNRETGTFKRYQYNAEDSESISHNNVLDIQGSPDGRLFIGTWIGLNLFHPDTGKFTRLIKEIPGGSHSFPVLGFYNDLIVSSGKLFKVDKKNQLHKLDLPQDRVSAIQPDNGKNCWIAHRDQIAIVDADFKTKKVIGLNKRFNEGSFYIRQIFHNPAKEDSWVLDGAGHFFHIKKSPVIFKSFLESGRNAKILKTKNNYWVYRDGKINIYSKKDQVLSKTLEGFTYRTFMSSYDKEIIWVADNDHIYRYTEEGEALRKTTRKPAELFGLLETSSGPVWTGEVLGARIYDPATEKTVYFDCDPNDPNGIGYFHRANELFEDYKGQIWIGTNGDGVKRYVPEKNQFVHYRHEIGNTATVNNNFINVIFEDADRTLWVGTNSGLCSYDLQKDLFIQYDNSLLKDRIINSIEQDRKGNLWLGTRNGLIKLDAKNNVVRILNEQDGLISQKINISSSVTDDGHMVFSTNAGLMTFNPETVVPSTKTPSVYISKLWVNNELVSPNSPYIKKSIEVEDHLQLSYKDQKIELSFQAIQYENAQRCQYAYKLEGFDSDWTMANGTRATYTNLPSGHYTFLLKATNEDGIWTDKIKSLDIVVTPPFWERLWVQILGAVLLLLIGIWGFRFFLLRERTRNMFEIEKERVYQFEELAQMKLRFFTNISHELRTPLTLITSPLDKYIRKGIKPDTRVLQMMYRNSNRLLELVNQILDFRKLEGNQQLRIKPHDELLVCTNMYTAYEYWAKEKNIDFNCEASETDYTLYFDEDVIEKIVSNLVSNAFKFTPKNGEINLRTSYADLETDDDDKVVSGKLEIEVLDNGAGIPEKYQEKVFERFYQLDENPNKGYSSGIGLSLISELVKLHQGRIKLKSEEGKGSHFTITVPIGYKDYEVNIEEAPVVSTETASGETVVLLIEDNEDIRNYLTAELSDDYVILQADNGKDGFQLALEHIPDIVISDIMMPLFDGIQVANQLKANELTAHIPLMFLTAKTGLENKLKGLETGAEDYIEKPFNVSEIKMKIQNRIESRQRLVKKYQKEDLIVEPTSQVDQYLIRVNKVIDAHLENADFSIDFLCDELAIGRSQLYRKIQALTGKTIIEYINTYKLSKAMPMLQKGQLSIKEIAFRVGYNDNRYFSRIFKKEFGHPPSHYVPDK, encoded by the coding sequence ATGCTTAGAGTACCCCATATTTTTTATCTTTTTTTGGCCTTGTTATTATTGGGTACTGTCCCCTTTGTACATGCACAGGAAAATGTATCTGATTTTGAAATTACCCATTTTCAACTACCGATAGAGACCGCTGCCCAAGATATACTTGAGGATCGCTATGGTTTTATTTGGATAGCCTCTACTAATGGTCTGTGGCGTTTTGATGGGGGGAATTTTAAAAACTACAGTAAAAACGAGCACGAACAGACAAGTATCACCGATAACCATATCTCGTGTTTGTATGAAGATAGCCAAGGAATCTTATGGGTAGGGACCTATGGTGGCGGCCTTCTTAAATATGATCGGGAATACGATCATTTTCAACGTTTCATTCATGACGAAGATGACCCTGGAAGTCTAAGTTTTAATGAGGTCAGGGTCATTTATGAAACTGCCGACAACACCTTCTATATCGGTACCGATGGTGGTGGTTTGAACTTGATGAACCGCGAAACGGGAACTTTTAAACGATACCAATACAATGCAGAAGATTCCGAAAGTATAAGTCATAATAACGTGCTCGATATACAGGGGAGTCCTGATGGCCGTCTTTTTATCGGTACATGGATCGGACTCAATTTGTTTCATCCGGATACAGGGAAATTTACACGCCTTATAAAAGAAATACCAGGGGGTTCCCACTCTTTTCCCGTATTGGGCTTTTATAACGACCTCATTGTTTCCAGCGGCAAGCTGTTTAAAGTGGATAAAAAGAACCAGCTTCATAAATTGGACTTGCCACAAGACCGGGTAAGTGCCATACAACCGGACAATGGAAAGAATTGCTGGATAGCGCACCGAGATCAAATAGCTATCGTAGATGCCGATTTCAAAACCAAAAAGGTAATTGGGCTAAACAAGCGCTTCAATGAAGGGTCGTTCTATATAAGACAAATATTTCATAACCCGGCCAAGGAAGATTCTTGGGTATTGGACGGTGCGGGCCATTTTTTTCACATTAAAAAATCGCCGGTAATATTCAAGTCTTTTTTAGAATCGGGCAGGAACGCCAAAATCCTAAAGACTAAAAATAACTATTGGGTATATAGAGACGGAAAGATCAATATCTACAGTAAGAAAGACCAGGTTCTGAGCAAAACCCTCGAAGGGTTTACTTACAGGACTTTTATGAGTTCGTATGACAAGGAAATTATATGGGTGGCCGATAACGATCATATTTATAGATATACCGAAGAAGGGGAAGCTTTACGAAAAACCACAAGAAAACCCGCCGAGCTTTTCGGGCTTTTGGAAACGAGTAGCGGACCGGTTTGGACGGGAGAGGTCTTAGGAGCCCGCATTTACGATCCCGCAACGGAGAAAACCGTGTATTTCGACTGTGACCCCAACGATCCCAATGGTATAGGGTATTTTCATCGGGCAAATGAACTTTTTGAAGATTACAAAGGCCAGATTTGGATCGGCACCAATGGCGATGGCGTAAAACGCTATGTGCCCGAGAAGAACCAATTTGTACACTATAGGCATGAAATTGGCAATACCGCTACGGTAAACAACAATTTTATAAATGTGATTTTTGAGGATGCGGACCGTACCCTTTGGGTGGGGACAAATTCCGGACTTTGTAGTTATGATCTGCAAAAAGATTTATTTATACAGTATGATAATAGCCTTCTAAAGGATAGGATCATTAACAGCATTGAACAAGATCGGAAGGGGAATTTGTGGTTGGGTACCAGAAACGGACTTATAAAACTAGATGCAAAGAACAATGTGGTTCGTATTTTGAATGAACAAGACGGACTCATTTCGCAGAAAATCAATATTTCAAGCTCCGTTACCGATGATGGCCATATGGTGTTTTCTACAAATGCGGGCCTAATGACCTTCAATCCTGAAACGGTTGTACCTAGTACCAAAACCCCTTCGGTCTATATTTCTAAATTATGGGTAAACAATGAGTTGGTTTCGCCCAATAGTCCGTACATAAAAAAGAGTATAGAGGTAGAAGACCACTTACAACTCTCATATAAAGACCAAAAAATAGAACTCAGCTTTCAGGCCATACAGTACGAAAATGCCCAGCGTTGTCAATACGCTTATAAATTAGAGGGGTTTGATTCTGATTGGACCATGGCCAATGGCACTCGGGCGACCTATACGAACCTACCTTCGGGCCACTATACCTTTCTTTTAAAGGCGACCAATGAAGATGGAATTTGGACGGACAAGATCAAAAGCTTGGATATCGTAGTCACCCCTCCCTTTTGGGAACGCCTATGGGTGCAGATTTTAGGGGCCGTTTTGCTCTTATTGATAGGGATATGGGGCTTTAGGTTTTTCTTGTTGCGGGAACGGACAAGAAATATGTTCGAAATTGAAAAGGAAAGGGTATATCAATTCGAGGAACTGGCCCAGATGAAGCTTCGTTTTTTTACCAATATCTCCCATGAACTGCGAACGCCATTGACCTTGATTACCTCGCCCTTGGACAAGTATATCCGTAAAGGGATCAAACCTGATACCCGGGTCTTGCAAATGATGTATAGAAACAGCAATCGTTTGTTGGAACTGGTGAATCAAATTCTTGATTTTCGTAAACTGGAAGGAAATCAGCAATTGAGAATCAAGCCCCATGACGAACTATTGGTCTGTACAAATATGTATACCGCCTATGAATATTGGGCAAAAGAGAAAAATATCGATTTTAACTGCGAGGCTTCCGAAACCGATTATACCCTTTATTTTGACGAAGATGTCATTGAAAAAATAGTAAGCAATCTCGTTTCCAATGCCTTTAAGTTTACGCCTAAAAACGGTGAGATTAATTTAAGGACCTCCTATGCCGACCTTGAGACCGATGACGACGATAAAGTGGTAAGCGGAAAATTGGAAATTGAGGTTCTAGACAATGGGGCCGGTATCCCAGAAAAATACCAAGAAAAGGTATTTGAACGCTTCTATCAGTTGGACGAAAATCCGAATAAAGGCTATAGTAGTGGAATAGGACTTTCCCTTATCTCAGAATTGGTAAAGCTCCATCAAGGAAGGATCAAATTGAAGAGCGAAGAGGGAAAAGGATCGCATTTTACGATTACCGTGCCTATTGGTTATAAAGATTATGAGGTAAACATAGAGGAAGCTCCCGTTGTTTCGACGGAAACAGCCTCAGGTGAGACGGTAGTGCTCCTGATCGAGGACAATGAGGATATTCGTAATTATTTGACCGCCGAACTGTCCGACGATTACGTAATTCTTCAGGCGGACAATGGAAAGGACGGTTTTCAATTGGCCTTGGAACATATCCCCGACATTGTGATCAGTGATATCATGATGCCCTTGTTCGATGGCATTCAAGTAGCAAACCAGTTAAAGGCGAATGAACTGACCGCCCATATTCCATTGATGTTTTTGACCGCTAAAACAGGATTGGAAAATAAGTTAAAAGGATTGGAAACCGGGGCCGAAGATTATATAGAAAAGCCCTTTAACGTTTCCGAAATTAAAATGAAAATCCAAAACCGGATCGAGAGCAGGCAACGCCTTGTCAAAAAATATCAAAAGGAAGACCTGATCGTAGAACCCACCTCTCAGGTAGACCAATATTTGATACGGGTGAACAAGGTTATTGACGCCCATCTCGAAAACGCCGATTTTTCCATTGACTTTTTGTGTGATGAATTGGCCATCGGACGTTCACAGTTGTATAGAAAGATCCAGGCGCTTACCGGTAAGACCATTATTGAGTATATCAATACCTACAAACTTTCAAAAGCGATGCCTATGTTACAGAAAGGGCAGCTGAGTATAAAGGAGATTGCGTTCAGGGTAGGGTATAACGATAATCGGTATTTCAGTCGCATTTTTAAAAAAGAGTTCGGTCATCCTCCATCGCATTATGTGCCCGATAAATAG
- a CDS encoding sulfatase — protein sequence MNIRIVALIFLGLLTNCKNNTTPAKEAQAKKPNILFLAIDDLRPELGAYGSDIALTPNIDALAKDGLRFNNAYCQQAICSPSRASLMTGARPETIQVIENFTYFRDKNPDIATLPQHFKANGYETVYTGKIYHGKYNDPELSWSRQPVELNKSEVKFGFKLPENIKMQKENSEAMVAKYGKNALRNGLGKGPSYEFADFPDNAYEDGFNTDLAIATMKDMLEKNPEKPFFLGMGMKKPHLDWIAPKKYWDMYDESDIKLAEHDQAPKDGATMGLHASFELRARAGIPKKGDISPEQAIKLKHAYLACVSYVDAQIGRMLSALDEAGIRDNTIIILWSDHGWHLGDMGIWGKATNYEIATRVPLIIWTPDMAKENRGKATDALVELVDMYPTLCDLADISKPNTLEGQSFVPLLSNPEQEWKTAVFSQFPTPALREWAANPLSKGMRETSFGPLIEEVEGRIKTQQGEKWDRDLFENRLMGYSMRTKNYRFIVWKDYTDKEAEPVFIELYDHNNDPAETVNIAKDRPELVKELMLLFDKGWEGNRAKVNI from the coding sequence ATGAACATTCGCATCGTTGCCCTAATCTTTCTAGGGCTGTTAACAAACTGTAAAAACAATACCACGCCCGCAAAGGAAGCGCAAGCAAAAAAACCGAATATTCTTTTTCTGGCCATTGATGACCTAAGGCCCGAACTTGGCGCCTACGGTTCCGACATCGCCCTGACGCCCAATATCGACGCCTTGGCCAAGGATGGCCTTCGATTTAACAATGCCTATTGTCAACAGGCGATCTGTAGCCCTTCGAGGGCCAGCTTAATGACCGGTGCCCGCCCCGAAACCATTCAGGTCATTGAAAATTTCACCTATTTCAGGGATAAAAACCCTGATATCGCCACCCTGCCCCAGCATTTTAAGGCCAACGGTTACGAGACCGTATACACCGGAAAGATCTATCACGGAAAATACAACGATCCAGAACTTTCTTGGAGCAGACAGCCGGTTGAATTGAACAAGAGCGAAGTCAAATTCGGGTTTAAATTGCCCGAGAATATCAAAATGCAGAAGGAAAACAGCGAGGCCATGGTGGCCAAGTACGGAAAAAATGCCTTGAGGAACGGTCTAGGGAAAGGTCCCTCTTACGAATTTGCCGACTTTCCCGACAATGCCTATGAAGATGGATTCAACACAGACCTGGCCATTGCCACTATGAAAGATATGCTTGAGAAAAACCCGGAAAAACCGTTCTTCTTGGGTATGGGCATGAAAAAACCCCACCTCGATTGGATCGCCCCTAAGAAATACTGGGATATGTACGATGAGTCTGACATTAAACTTGCGGAACACGACCAAGCCCCAAAAGACGGAGCCACCATGGGGCTCCATGCTTCCTTTGAATTAAGGGCCAGGGCCGGAATTCCTAAAAAAGGGGATATTTCCCCCGAGCAAGCCATAAAGTTAAAGCATGCCTATTTGGCCTGTGTGAGTTATGTCGATGCCCAAATCGGCCGTATGCTCAGTGCCCTCGACGAAGCGGGAATAAGGGACAACACCATCATTATTTTATGGAGTGACCACGGATGGCATTTAGGGGATATGGGCATTTGGGGGAAGGCAACGAATTATGAAATTGCCACTAGGGTTCCATTGATCATCTGGACCCCCGACATGGCAAAAGAAAACCGAGGAAAAGCTACGGATGCCCTTGTGGAATTGGTAGATATGTATCCGACCCTATGTGACCTTGCCGACATTTCAAAACCCAATACTTTGGAAGGCCAAAGTTTTGTTCCTTTGCTTTCCAACCCCGAGCAAGAATGGAAGACCGCTGTTTTTTCGCAGTTTCCGACACCTGCACTAAGGGAATGGGCCGCCAATCCGCTTTCAAAAGGAATGCGTGAAACTTCCTTTGGGCCATTAATAGAAGAAGTCGAAGGCCGTATTAAAACGCAACAAGGTGAAAAATGGGACCGCGATCTGTTCGAAAATCGCTTAATGGGATATTCCATGCGCACCAAAAACTACCGTTTTATCGTATGGAAAGATTATACCGATAAAGAAGCTGAACCTGTGTTCATAGAACTCTACGACCACAATAACGACCCAGCGGAAACCGTAAACATCGCCAAAGACCGTCCTGAGCTGGTAAAAGAGCTCATGCTGTTGTTCGATAAAGGCTGGGAAGGGAACAGGGCGAAAGTAAATATTTAA
- a CDS encoding GMC family oxidoreductase: MQIKESPELYDVIIVGSGAGGGMATKQLADAGLKVAVVEAGPFFDPADPKTMTQLKNPYDSPRRGAGTDRAFGEFDMSYGDWHVDGEPYTHAEGTTFKWWRSRMLGGRTNHWGRISLRFGPKDFKGKTRDGHGEDWPIGYDDVKPYYDKVDKLIGVFGTNEGLENDPDGFFLPPPKPRLHELFYIKGAKKSGIPVIPGRLSMLTKRINNERGVCFYCGQCNRSCSIYADFSAGSCLIFPAQKNGGQVKLYVNAMVREVTTDEEGRATGVSYIDKEDRKEYKLRGKIVVLAASACSSARILLNSKSKQHPNGLGNSSNLVGRYLHDSTGSSGAAFVPGLMDRDVSYNEDGVGGMHVYSPWWGDNNKLDFPRGYHIEVWGGMGQPNYGFGFDQDNFNKLMGLPTGGYGDKLRDEVKRYYGAVVGFGGRGEGLAVKDNYCEIDPTTVDDYGIPVLKFNYKWSDIEVRQAKHMQDTFEEITHNMGGIYLNKPGKDRDYGLHAPGEIIHEVGTTRMGDDPRTSVTNRFNQLHDVDNVFIVDAGPFVSQADKNCTWTILALSWRASDYIIEQIKKQNL, encoded by the coding sequence ATGCAGATTAAAGAATCGCCCGAACTCTATGATGTTATCATCGTTGGTTCGGGAGCGGGTGGCGGTATGGCCACCAAGCAACTGGCCGATGCGGGCCTCAAGGTTGCGGTGGTCGAGGCGGGCCCCTTTTTCGACCCGGCCGATCCGAAGACCATGACCCAATTGAAGAACCCCTACGATTCCCCCAGGCGGGGCGCCGGCACGGACCGTGCCTTCGGGGAGTTCGACATGTCCTATGGCGATTGGCACGTTGACGGCGAACCCTACACCCATGCCGAGGGCACGACCTTCAAATGGTGGCGTTCGCGCATGCTCGGTGGCCGTACCAACCACTGGGGCCGTATATCGCTGCGTTTCGGGCCGAAGGATTTCAAGGGCAAGACGCGCGATGGTCATGGTGAGGACTGGCCCATCGGTTACGATGACGTAAAACCGTACTACGACAAGGTCGACAAACTGATCGGGGTCTTCGGCACCAACGAGGGACTGGAGAACGATCCCGACGGTTTTTTCCTGCCTCCCCCAAAGCCTAGGCTCCACGAGCTTTTTTATATAAAGGGCGCCAAGAAATCGGGCATTCCCGTGATCCCCGGCCGGCTATCGATGCTTACCAAGCGCATCAACAACGAACGCGGGGTCTGCTTTTACTGCGGGCAGTGCAACCGCTCCTGTTCCATATATGCCGATTTCTCGGCCGGGAGCTGCCTTATCTTCCCAGCACAGAAGAACGGCGGACAGGTAAAGCTGTACGTCAACGCCATGGTACGCGAGGTCACCACCGATGAGGAGGGAAGGGCCACCGGGGTATCGTACATCGACAAGGAGGACAGGAAGGAATACAAGCTAAGGGGAAAGATCGTCGTATTGGCGGCCTCCGCCTGTAGCTCGGCGCGGATCCTTCTCAACAGCAAGAGCAAGCAGCACCCCAACGGACTGGGCAACAGCAGCAACCTGGTGGGAAGGTACCTGCACGACTCGACGGGCAGTAGCGGCGCGGCGTTCGTCCCGGGCCTCATGGACCGCGACGTGTCCTATAACGAGGACGGGGTCGGCGGCATGCACGTTTACTCGCCCTGGTGGGGCGACAACAACAAACTGGACTTCCCCCGCGGCTACCACATCGAGGTATGGGGGGGCATGGGCCAGCCCAACTACGGCTTCGGCTTCGACCAGGACAATTTCAACAAGCTCATGGGCCTGCCCACGGGCGGCTACGGCGACAAGCTCAGGGACGAGGTCAAAAGGTACTATGGCGCCGTAGTGGGCTTCGGCGGAAGGGGCGAGGGCCTCGCGGTAAAGGACAACTATTGCGAGATCGATCCCACCACGGTCGACGATTACGGTATCCCCGTACTGAAGTTCAACTATAAGTGGTCCGATATCGAAGTGCGCCAGGCCAAGCACATGCAGGATACCTTCGAGGAGATCACCCACAACATGGGCGGTATCTATCTCAACAAACCCGGCAAGGACAGGGACTATGGCCTCCATGCCCCGGGCGAGATCATCCACGAGGTGGGCACCACGCGTATGGGCGACGACCCCAGGACCTCGGTGACCAACAGGTTCAACCAACTCCACGACGTCGACAATGTCTTTATCGTCGATGCGGGGCCCTTTGTATCACAGGCCGACAAGAACTGTACATGGACCATTTTGGCCCTGTCGTGGAGGGCATCGGATTATATCATCGAACAGATCAAAAAACAAAACCTATAG
- a CDS encoding gluconate 2-dehydrogenase subunit 3 family protein — protein sequence MDRRKSIQTMILGAGASALAFHGCKGEGDGKTEVAVQEAAQPHYFGRTPKELERIEKLNAERLFNEHEMETIAVLSTVILPPKEPFGGPLEADVPEFIEFIGKDMPDMQNTLLGGLMWLDHRSNTEFGTEFKTATLEQQKQILDTICYQDMDVPLDEQPLEIQFFALMRNLVVTGYYTSKVGIADLGYKGNSPNVWDGVPDEVLKKHGVEYDPEWIAKCVDQSKRNDIAEWDENGNLLT from the coding sequence ATGGACAGAAGAAAGAGTATACAGACCATGATCCTAGGTGCGGGGGCTTCCGCACTTGCCTTCCACGGATGTAAGGGCGAAGGGGACGGGAAGACGGAAGTGGCCGTTCAGGAAGCAGCGCAGCCCCATTATTTCGGGCGTACGCCCAAGGAACTCGAGCGTATCGAAAAGCTCAATGCCGAGCGCTTGTTCAACGAACACGAAATGGAGACCATCGCCGTGCTCAGCACGGTGATCCTTCCCCCCAAGGAACCCTTTGGAGGGCCCTTGGAGGCCGATGTGCCCGAATTCATAGAGTTTATCGGAAAGGACATGCCCGATATGCAGAACACCCTTTTGGGGGGACTGATGTGGCTCGACCACCGGAGCAATACCGAATTCGGGACCGAGTTCAAGACGGCCACCCTCGAACAGCAGAAACAGATCCTCGATACCATCTGTTATCAGGATATGGACGTCCCCCTGGACGAACAGCCCTTGGAGATACAGTTCTTCGCCCTTATGCGGAACCTGGTGGTCACCGGGTATTACACCTCCAAGGTAGGTATAGCCGACCTGGGCTACAAGGGGAACTCGCCCAACGTTTGGGACGGGGTGCCCGACGAGGTGCTCAAGAAGCACGGCGTGGAATACGATCCCGAATGGATCGCCAAATGTGTCGACCAAAGCAAAAGGAACGACATTGCCGAATGGGACGAAAATGGAAATCTTTTGACATAA
- a CDS encoding glycoside hydrolase family 117 protein, giving the protein MRFDKYNEFNTKFSFSDIKGIGYEEGVTRRDPSSIIKIEGVYYVWYTRPPSNVPVVGPKAANDSLRAFHWDMASIYYATSKDGYNWKEQGVAVDRGPKGSFDARSVFTPDILVANNKYYLFYQAAGSLKEARWNGGKFDGGDFNKNKIGMSWSDSPTGPWHRWEKPILEVGPEDSWDGEVVHDPTLVVREGKYWLYYKSAGRVPWKPNISDGVFTKEYADMPNAVIGVAIADKPEGPYKKSVYNPVLIGGHECIVWPYRKGVCAFLSEGPEANSIQYAEDGINFYPVKHGLEKPEAGGTYRVGNFVDTDSQPGQGITWGLSHVLGKWNYLRRFDCDLSIQKGDSINREYEKVLEYKMEKD; this is encoded by the coding sequence TTGAGATTCGATAAATATAATGAGTTCAATACCAAGTTTAGTTTTTCTGACATTAAAGGTATTGGTTATGAAGAGGGAGTTACAAGACGTGATCCATCTAGTATAATTAAGATTGAAGGTGTTTATTATGTATGGTATACAAGACCGCCGAGTAATGTTCCCGTAGTTGGACCCAAAGCTGCAAATGATAGCTTGCGGGCGTTTCATTGGGATATGGCAAGCATATATTATGCAACATCAAAAGACGGGTACAACTGGAAAGAACAAGGGGTAGCCGTAGATAGGGGCCCCAAAGGGAGCTTTGATGCGCGAAGTGTATTTACGCCCGACATACTGGTTGCCAATAATAAATATTATCTTTTTTATCAAGCCGCCGGTAGTTTAAAAGAAGCGAGATGGAACGGTGGTAAATTTGACGGTGGTGACTTCAATAAGAATAAAATAGGAATGTCATGGTCCGATTCACCGACCGGACCTTGGCATCGTTGGGAGAAACCAATTCTTGAAGTGGGGCCAGAAGATTCATGGGACGGCGAAGTAGTGCACGATCCCACTTTAGTCGTACGAGAAGGAAAGTATTGGCTTTACTATAAAAGTGCCGGTCGCGTTCCATGGAAGCCAAATATTTCCGATGGGGTCTTTACGAAAGAATACGCCGATATGCCAAATGCCGTCATCGGTGTAGCCATAGCCGACAAACCGGAAGGACCTTATAAGAAGTCAGTATATAATCCAGTCTTAATAGGAGGGCATGAATGCATTGTCTGGCCCTACCGAAAGGGGGTATGTGCATTTCTTAGTGAAGGACCTGAGGCGAACAGCATCCAATATGCGGAAGATGGTATAAATTTTTATCCTGTAAAACATGGTTTAGAAAAGCCCGAAGCAGGTGGTACATATCGTGTCGGGAATTTTGTTGATACCGATAGCCAACCTGGTCAAGGTATTACTTGGGGGTTGAGCCATGTATTAGGAAAATGGAACTACTTAAGACGTTTTGATTGTGATTTGAGCATTCAAAAGGGAGATAGTATTAACCGTGAATATGAAAAAGTTTTAGAATACAAAATGGAAAAGGATTGA
- a CDS encoding MFS transporter: MKGKQGVRWKILTMIFFATTINYIDRQIIGILKPFIADDLNWSEADYGYIVTAFQIAYAIGLLSMGKFIDKHGTRLGYVWAIVVWSIAGMAHAAARGGVSFAAARFVLGIGEAANFPAAVKGIAEWFPKKERAFAAGLFNSGSTVGAILAPIVVTWITLSFGWQWAFIITGALGLIWVFFWLNYYTTPEKHPKITPEELAYIHQDNEEKDNRPSLKWIELFKYKQTYAICTTRFISDWVWWFFLFWIPDFLSKTHGVNLKDVVLPLIVIYAVSSIGGIGGGWLSSNFIKNGKSVNYARKTTIFICALLVLPVMLVSQIANLWVAVVFISLAAAGHQGWASNIFTIVSDVYPKNAVGSMMGLSGFTGAIGGALSAAFVGVLLESTGSYFLIFMVASSVYMLNWLILRVFIKEIKPIGI, from the coding sequence ATGAAAGGGAAGCAAGGGGTTAGATGGAAAATATTGACTATGATATTTTTTGCTACGACAATCAATTATATAGATAGGCAGATTATTGGAATATTAAAACCATTTATAGCTGATGACTTAAACTGGAGCGAAGCTGATTATGGTTACATAGTAACTGCTTTTCAAATTGCGTATGCCATTGGTCTATTGTCAATGGGAAAATTTATAGATAAACATGGAACTCGGCTGGGTTACGTTTGGGCAATTGTGGTTTGGAGTATTGCCGGTATGGCACATGCCGCAGCAAGGGGGGGGGTTAGCTTCGCTGCAGCGAGATTTGTACTAGGTATTGGTGAAGCTGCTAATTTTCCGGCTGCCGTTAAGGGCATAGCTGAATGGTTCCCAAAAAAAGAGCGCGCCTTTGCAGCCGGACTCTTTAATTCCGGTTCTACCGTAGGAGCCATATTGGCGCCAATTGTTGTAACATGGATTACCCTTTCGTTTGGTTGGCAATGGGCTTTTATCATAACGGGGGCATTAGGCCTGATTTGGGTCTTTTTTTGGTTGAATTATTATACTACTCCAGAAAAACACCCTAAAATAACCCCGGAAGAATTAGCATATATTCATCAGGATAATGAGGAAAAAGACAATAGGCCATCACTAAAATGGATTGAACTTTTTAAGTACAAACAGACCTATGCCATTTGCACTACTAGGTTTATTTCAGATTGGGTGTGGTGGTTCTTTCTATTCTGGATTCCCGATTTTTTAAGTAAAACCCACGGTGTAAATCTTAAGGATGTTGTACTGCCTTTGATTGTTATTTACGCTGTTTCGAGTATAGGAGGTATAGGTGGCGGATGGTTGTCATCTAACTTTATAAAGAATGGAAAGAGTGTCAATTATGCACGTAAGACTACAATTTTTATATGTGCCCTATTGGTTTTGCCCGTAATGCTGGTTTCGCAAATAGCAAACCTATGGGTAGCCGTAGTCTTCATATCACTAGCGGCTGCAGGCCACCAAGGGTGGGCATCCAATATATTCACTATTGTTTCCGACGTGTACCCGAAGAATGCCGTAGGTTCAATGATGGGACTAAGCGGCTTCACGGGTGCGATTGGAGGGGCATTGTCCGCTGCTTTTGTAGGAGTATTGTTAGAGAGTACCGGAAGTTATTTTCTCATTTTTATGGTAGCTTCTTCGGTCTATATGCTGAATTGGCTTATTCTAAGAGTATTCATTAAAGAAATAAAACCTATAGGTATCTGA